The proteins below are encoded in one region of Streptomyces ficellus:
- a CDS encoding ATP-binding protein gives MSIWWSLHLRREAASVPLARRLLLGTMETAGVDPEISYDLSLALTEACANAVEHGGRTETGDVSAEYRVTAYLDGEKCRIEVADSGPGFPAGPAPAVRRPALEAENGRGLRLIEELADHVHFGNRSGRGGAVVSFDKIVKWRTDAPLVAS, from the coding sequence ATGAGCATCTGGTGGTCTCTCCATTTGCGGCGCGAGGCCGCGAGCGTCCCGCTCGCCCGACGCCTCCTCCTCGGCACCATGGAGACCGCGGGCGTCGACCCGGAGATCTCCTACGACCTGTCCCTCGCCCTCACCGAGGCGTGCGCCAACGCGGTGGAGCACGGCGGCCGGACGGAGACCGGGGACGTCTCGGCGGAGTACCGGGTGACCGCCTACCTGGACGGCGAGAAGTGCCGCATCGAAGTGGCCGACTCCGGGCCCGGCTTCCCCGCGGGACCCGCCCCGGCGGTCCGCCGCCCCGCCCTGGAGGCCGAGAACGGACGCGGCCTGCGCCTCATCGAAGAGCTCGCCGACCACGTCCACTTCGGCAACAGATCGGGCCGCGGCGGCGCGGTCGTCAGCTTCGACAAGATCGTCAAGTGGCGTACGGACGCCCCGCTGGTGGCGTCCTGA
- a CDS encoding copper chaperone PCu(A)C: MALGGCSSGDSDSGSAAEPELKVGGAFMPQPVGDMAGGFMTVTNTGDAADKLTSVTSPLSDDVQIHETKDQKMRQVKSFDIPANGELKLERGGSHIMFMGIKKQPKQGDKVRIELHFEKSDPIEVDLPVEAATHNPAKH; encoded by the coding sequence ATGGCGCTCGGCGGGTGCTCCTCCGGCGACTCCGACTCCGGATCCGCCGCCGAACCGGAGCTGAAGGTCGGCGGGGCCTTCATGCCGCAGCCGGTGGGCGACATGGCGGGCGGCTTCATGACCGTCACCAACACCGGTGACGCGGCGGACAAGCTCACCTCCGTCACCAGCCCGCTCTCCGACGACGTCCAGATCCACGAGACGAAGGACCAGAAGATGCGGCAGGTGAAGTCCTTCGACATCCCTGCCAACGGTGAGCTGAAGCTCGAACGCGGCGGCAGCCACATCATGTTCATGGGGATCAAGAAGCAGCCGAAGCAGGGCGACAAGGTGCGGATAGAGCTGCACTTCGAGAAGTCGGACCCGATCGAGGTAGACCTCCCCGTGGAGGCCGCCACGCACAATCCGGCGAAGCACTAG
- a CDS encoding YcnI family protein, whose product MNLSSRVALAGTVAVSSVVLLSGTAFAHVSVQPQGEAAKGGYATVNFKVPNERDKASTVKLEVSLPAAHPIASVSTQPLPGWKAEVTKAKLAKPLEVHGKQITEAATKITWTSTGAKIAPGEFQQFTVSLGRLPEDADRLVFKALQTYDNKEVVRWIEEPKDGAPEPATPAPVLKLSAASDDHHGGATTTADGKGEDKGGHGTEGKTAAAADSSDTTARVLGVAGILVGAAGVAFGVLAGRRRSA is encoded by the coding sequence ATGAACCTTTCCTCCCGTGTCGCCCTCGCCGGCACCGTCGCCGTCTCCTCCGTCGTCCTGCTCTCCGGGACCGCGTTCGCCCACGTCAGCGTCCAGCCGCAGGGCGAGGCCGCCAAGGGCGGGTACGCCACCGTGAACTTCAAGGTCCCGAACGAGCGGGACAAGGCCTCCACCGTGAAGCTCGAGGTCTCGCTGCCGGCCGCCCACCCGATCGCGTCCGTCTCCACCCAGCCGCTCCCCGGCTGGAAGGCCGAGGTCACCAAGGCCAAGCTGGCCAAGCCGCTGGAGGTGCACGGGAAGCAGATCACCGAGGCCGCCACCAAGATCACCTGGACGTCGACCGGCGCCAAGATCGCGCCCGGTGAGTTCCAGCAGTTCACGGTCTCGCTGGGCCGGCTCCCCGAGGACGCCGACCGGCTCGTCTTCAAGGCCCTCCAGACGTACGACAACAAGGAGGTCGTGCGCTGGATCGAGGAGCCCAAGGACGGCGCTCCCGAGCCCGCGACCCCCGCGCCCGTCCTGAAGCTGTCCGCGGCGTCGGACGACCACCACGGCGGTGCCACTACCACCGCGGACGGCAAGGGCGAGGACAAGGGCGGCCACGGTACGGAGGGGAAGACCGCGGCCGCGGCCGACTCCAGTGACACCACCGCCCGGGTCCTCGGCGTCGCGGGCATCCTCGTCGGCGCCGCCGGCGTGGCCTTCGGCGTCCTGGCCGGACGCCGCCGCTCCGCCTGA
- a CDS encoding aminopeptidase P family protein yields the protein MAEELTPAAIDSAAAAAGPEESEEPIKQRKNGLYPGVSDELAENMKSGWADTELHGLEPIPQAAHTAARRAALSARFPGERLVIPSGNLRTRSNDTEYAFRPSTEYAYLTGDHTHDSVLVLEPAKAGGHRATVYLLPRSDRENGEFWLDGQGELWVGRRHSLAEAEQLLGIPAKDVRELPAALAEATGPVRNVRGHDAGIEAALTDKVTAERDEELRVYLSEARLVKDDFEVGELQRACDSTARGFEDVVRVLDKAEATSERYIEGTFFLRARVEGNDIGYGSICAAGPHATTLHWVRNDGAVRSGELLLLDAGVETTTLYTADVTRTLPINGRFSDLQRQIYDAVYDAQEAGIAAVRPGARYRDFHDAAQRVLTERLVSWGLLGDMDVEKVLELGLQRRWTLHGTGHMLGMDVHDCAAARTETYVDGVLEPGMCLTVEPGLYFQADDLTVPEEYRGIGVRIEDDILVTEDGNRNLSAALPRRSDEVEAWMAGLRG from the coding sequence GTGGCCGAAGAGCTCACCCCGGCTGCAATCGACTCTGCTGCTGCCGCAGCGGGCCCGGAAGAGTCGGAAGAGCCGATCAAGCAGCGCAAGAACGGCCTGTACCCGGGCGTGTCCGACGAGCTCGCCGAGAACATGAAGTCCGGCTGGGCCGACACCGAGCTGCACGGCCTGGAGCCGATCCCGCAGGCGGCGCACACCGCCGCCCGCCGCGCGGCGCTGTCGGCGCGCTTCCCCGGCGAGCGCCTGGTGATCCCCTCGGGCAACCTGAGGACCCGGTCCAACGACACCGAGTACGCCTTCCGCCCCTCCACGGAGTACGCCTACCTCACCGGCGACCACACCCACGACAGCGTGCTGGTGCTGGAGCCGGCGAAGGCCGGCGGCCACCGGGCGACGGTCTACCTGCTGCCGCGCTCCGACCGGGAGAACGGCGAGTTCTGGCTGGACGGGCAGGGCGAGCTGTGGGTGGGCCGGCGCCACTCCCTCGCCGAGGCCGAGCAGCTGCTCGGCATCCCGGCCAAGGACGTGCGCGAGCTGCCCGCCGCGCTCGCCGAGGCCACCGGCCCGGTGCGCAACGTGCGCGGCCACGACGCGGGCATCGAGGCGGCCCTGACCGACAAGGTCACCGCCGAGCGCGACGAGGAACTGCGGGTGTACCTCTCCGAGGCGCGCCTGGTGAAGGACGACTTCGAGGTCGGCGAGCTCCAGCGCGCCTGCGACTCGACCGCGCGCGGCTTCGAGGACGTCGTACGCGTCCTGGACAAGGCCGAGGCGACCAGCGAGCGGTACATCGAGGGCACCTTCTTCCTGCGCGCCCGCGTCGAGGGCAACGACATCGGCTACGGCTCGATCTGCGCGGCCGGCCCGCACGCCACGACCCTGCACTGGGTGCGCAACGACGGCGCCGTCCGCTCCGGTGAGCTGCTGCTGCTGGACGCCGGCGTGGAGACGACGACGCTCTACACGGCGGACGTCACCCGCACCCTGCCGATCAACGGCCGCTTCAGCGACCTCCAGCGCCAGATCTACGACGCGGTGTACGACGCCCAGGAGGCGGGCATCGCGGCGGTGAGGCCGGGCGCCCGGTACCGCGACTTCCACGACGCCGCGCAGCGGGTGCTGACCGAGCGGCTGGTGTCGTGGGGCCTGCTGGGGGACATGGACGTGGAGAAGGTCCTGGAACTGGGCCTCCAGCGCCGCTGGACCCTGCACGGCACGGGTCACATGCTGGGCATGGACGTCCACGACTGCGCGGCCGCGCGGACCGAGACGTACGTGGACGGCGTGCTGGAGCCGGGCATGTGCCTGACCGTCGAGCCGGGCCTGTACTTCCAGGCGGACGACCTGACCGTGCCGGAGGAGTACCGGGGCATCGGCGTCCGGATCGAGGACGACATCCTGGTCACGGAGGACGGCAACCGGAACCTGTCGGCCGCGCTGCCGCGCCGGTCGGACGAGGTCGAGGCGTGGATGGCCGGCCTGAGGGGCTGA
- a CDS encoding PP2C family protein-serine/threonine phosphatase: MLDIPSLLRVDVVAVTAAQIDMGVCDAIQRNAPVEEPAAMSAPHLPKVAGIDPTVPAPAHTAEPLAGLPTPPVAPGAMIQDRLAGWVSDLTTLHELTERLVRTGTLDEALQELLRAGAALVGARRGMAVLEPADGLGPTTTMGLGLAHADLGTIETVPRGATSYGRILDGLPGEPLSGAPSERRPPAPVAVPDLFADEGLDPRHREVAARLGYAASYAVPLATDASGRLGAAVWLYDEPAEPGEGRRHLVGLYGRYASEHLARLLELERGRARMATITEELLPSRLPRVPGVRLAARHRTGARGGGDWYDALPLPEGALGLAVGSVSGTGPSALAAMGRLRASLRAYAVMEGEDPVAVLSDLELLLRLTEPARSATALFAYAEPAHRRIVLAGAGHTPPLIVGERRTEFVETSLSAPLGMLACWEAPSVEITPEPGETVLLHTDGLLRRTGESMDRAFARLHAAAVTVPRADRKDPGAIADHVLRTLLPDGGTGDEDVVILAARFD; encoded by the coding sequence ATGCTGGACATCCCCTCACTTCTGCGTGTAGATGTGGTTGCAGTGACAGCGGCGCAGATTGACATGGGGGTTTGCGATGCTATCCAGCGAAACGCACCCGTCGAAGAGCCGGCTGCCATGAGCGCCCCTCACCTGCCGAAAGTGGCTGGAATCGATCCCACTGTTCCGGCGCCCGCGCACACTGCGGAGCCCCTTGCGGGCCTCCCGACCCCACCCGTCGCGCCGGGCGCGATGATCCAGGACAGGCTGGCGGGCTGGGTCTCCGACCTCACCACCCTGCACGAACTCACCGAACGCCTCGTCCGCACCGGCACCCTCGACGAGGCCCTCCAGGAACTGCTGCGCGCCGGCGCCGCGCTCGTCGGCGCCCGCCGCGGCATGGCCGTCCTCGAACCGGCCGACGGCCTCGGGCCCACCACCACCATGGGACTGGGCCTCGCCCACGCCGACCTCGGCACCATCGAGACCGTGCCGCGCGGCGCCACCTCCTACGGCCGCATCCTCGACGGCCTCCCCGGCGAGCCCCTCTCCGGTGCGCCGTCCGAGCGCCGCCCGCCCGCCCCGGTCGCCGTCCCCGACCTGTTCGCCGACGAGGGCCTCGACCCGCGCCACCGCGAGGTCGCCGCCCGCCTCGGCTACGCCGCCAGCTACGCCGTACCGCTCGCCACCGACGCGTCCGGCCGGCTGGGCGCCGCCGTCTGGCTGTACGACGAGCCCGCCGAACCCGGCGAGGGACGGCGCCACCTCGTCGGCCTCTACGGGCGGTACGCCTCCGAGCACCTGGCCCGGCTCCTGGAGCTGGAGCGCGGCCGCGCCCGGATGGCCACCATCACCGAGGAGTTGCTGCCGAGCCGGCTGCCGCGCGTCCCGGGCGTCCGGCTCGCCGCCCGGCACCGCACCGGAGCGCGGGGCGGCGGCGACTGGTACGACGCGCTGCCGCTGCCGGAGGGCGCGCTGGGCCTCGCGGTCGGGTCGGTGTCCGGGACGGGGCCGAGCGCGCTGGCCGCCATGGGGCGGCTGCGGGCCTCGCTGCGCGCGTACGCCGTGATGGAGGGCGAGGACCCGGTCGCCGTCCTGTCCGACCTGGAGCTGCTGCTGCGGCTGACCGAGCCGGCCCGGTCGGCGACCGCGCTGTTCGCGTACGCCGAGCCCGCCCACCGCAGGATCGTCCTCGCCGGGGCGGGGCACACCCCGCCGCTGATCGTCGGCGAGCGGCGCACCGAGTTCGTCGAGACGTCGCTGTCGGCGCCGCTGGGGATGCTCGCGTGCTGGGAGGCGCCGAGCGTGGAGATCACCCCGGAGCCGGGCGAGACGGTGCTCCTGCACACGGACGGGCTGCTGCGCCGTACCGGGGAGTCGATGGACCGGGCGTTCGCCCGGCTGCACGCGGCGGCGGTCACGGTCCCCAGGGCGGACCGGAAGGACCCGGGCGCCATCGCCGACCACGTGCTGCGCACCCTGCTGCCGGACGGCGGCACCGGCGACGAGGACGTGGTGATCCTGGCGGCCCGCTTCGACTGA
- a CDS encoding SCO family protein encodes MHIQKTGGRSRSGRRTGALAAALVAVSALTLSACGGGDKDTSGGSVADVSGGAPAEKSATVLDRPFEKPNLVLKDTQGRPYDLRERTKGKPTLIYFGYTHCPDVCPLTMSNIAVARKELPKADQDKLQVVFVTTDPERDTSAELAKWLPGAGDASFTGLTGDFPTIQAGARQIGISIDPPKKEKDGSVVSMHGAQVIAFSPKTDQGYVIFDDDTTAEEYEKDLPKIIKGENP; translated from the coding sequence ATGCACATCCAGAAGACCGGCGGACGGTCCCGGTCGGGTCGCCGCACCGGCGCGCTCGCGGCCGCCCTCGTCGCCGTATCGGCGCTGACCCTGTCGGCGTGCGGCGGCGGGGACAAGGACACGTCCGGCGGCTCCGTCGCGGACGTGTCCGGCGGCGCCCCGGCGGAGAAGTCCGCCACCGTGCTCGACCGGCCGTTCGAGAAGCCCAACCTCGTCCTGAAGGACACCCAGGGCCGGCCGTACGACCTGCGGGAGCGCACCAAGGGCAAGCCGACGCTCATCTACTTCGGCTACACGCACTGCCCCGACGTGTGCCCGCTGACGATGAGCAACATCGCCGTGGCCCGCAAGGAACTCCCCAAGGCCGACCAGGACAAGCTCCAGGTCGTGTTCGTCACGACCGACCCCGAGCGGGACACCTCCGCCGAGCTCGCCAAGTGGCTGCCCGGCGCCGGTGACGCGTCCTTCACCGGCCTCACCGGCGACTTCCCCACGATCCAGGCGGGCGCCCGCCAGATCGGCATCTCCATCGACCCGCCGAAGAAGGAGAAGGACGGCTCGGTCGTCTCCATGCACGGCGCACAGGTGATCGCGTTCTCGCCCAAGACCGACCAGGGCTACGTCATCTTCGACGACGACACCACCGCCGAGGAGTACGAGAAGGACCTGCCGAAGATCATCAAGGGGGAGAACCCGTGA
- a CDS encoding copper resistance CopC/CopD family protein, producing the protein MTATAPRFGTAHALRLLLVTALATAALLGTVLSGTASAHAALTGSDPKDGAVLDSAPTGVTLTFSEQVAMGEDAIRVLEPSGKRADTGELRDLCAGAVVKYGVDLHAGLPKGTYTVAWRAVSADSHPISGAFTFSVGAPSRTVVALPKEETGGGPVGVLYGIARYLSYAGYVLLAGGAAFVLACWPRGAAVRPLQRLVVRGWVLLTAATLALLLLRAPYTGAAFGLDSLGAVLETKTGAALVSRLLLLGAAALFVAVLFGAYTRREDESEKKDLTFGLAIGGTVVAAGIAATWALSEHASAGLQPGLAMPVDILHLLAMAAWLGGLAALLVALRKEPSIEGTAVRRFSRVAFGSVVVLAVTGVYQSWRQVGSWSALTGTAYGRLLLLKLALVAVLVGVAWISRRWTARLAETATVVDVDGDRDRETATDVDGDGGASAEEPGDGDGDGDGDGGAGEPVTVPAGVPRERAAQLARQRAALATARARRARDADPGRAGLRRSVLAEAGVAVVLLAVTTVLTTTEPGRTEEEAGRTQASAAQAAVPDRPLDLTMPFDTGGAVNGKGTVRLTLDPGRSGRNAMHVFVTGANGKPMDVPELKVSFTLESQQIGPLPVTPDRVTAGHWSSARTQLPMPGEWTLQVTVRTSDIDQTTIDKNVKIG; encoded by the coding sequence ATGACGGCCACCGCCCCGCGCTTCGGGACCGCTCACGCACTGCGGCTGCTGCTGGTCACCGCGCTGGCCACCGCGGCGCTCCTCGGCACCGTGCTCTCCGGCACGGCGAGCGCGCACGCCGCGCTGACCGGCAGCGACCCGAAGGACGGGGCGGTGCTCGACTCCGCCCCCACGGGTGTCACCCTCACCTTCTCCGAGCAGGTCGCCATGGGCGAGGACGCGATCCGCGTCCTCGAACCCAGCGGCAAGCGCGCCGACACGGGCGAGCTGCGCGACCTGTGCGCCGGCGCGGTCGTCAAGTACGGCGTCGACCTCCACGCCGGGCTCCCCAAGGGCACGTACACCGTCGCCTGGCGGGCCGTCTCCGCCGACAGCCACCCGATCTCCGGGGCGTTCACCTTCTCGGTCGGGGCGCCGTCCCGGACGGTCGTCGCGCTGCCGAAGGAGGAGACGGGCGGCGGTCCGGTCGGCGTGCTGTACGGGATCGCCCGCTACCTCTCCTACGCCGGGTACGTCCTGCTGGCGGGTGGCGCCGCCTTCGTCCTGGCCTGCTGGCCGCGCGGGGCGGCGGTCCGGCCGCTGCAACGGCTGGTGGTGCGCGGGTGGGTGCTGCTGACGGCGGCGACGCTCGCCCTGCTGCTGCTCCGGGCGCCGTACACCGGGGCCGCGTTCGGACTCGACTCGCTCGGCGCGGTCCTGGAGACCAAGACCGGTGCCGCCCTCGTCTCGCGTCTGCTGCTGCTGGGCGCGGCCGCGCTGTTCGTCGCCGTGCTCTTCGGCGCCTACACCAGGCGGGAGGACGAGAGCGAGAAGAAGGACCTGACCTTCGGGCTCGCGATCGGCGGCACGGTCGTCGCGGCCGGCATCGCCGCCACCTGGGCCCTGTCCGAGCACGCCTCGGCCGGCCTCCAGCCGGGCCTCGCGATGCCCGTCGACATCCTGCACCTGCTGGCGATGGCCGCCTGGCTGGGCGGTCTGGCCGCACTGCTGGTGGCGCTGCGCAAGGAGCCGTCGATCGAGGGGACGGCGGTACGCCGCTTCTCCCGCGTCGCGTTCGGCTCGGTGGTCGTGCTGGCCGTGACCGGCGTCTACCAGTCGTGGCGACAGGTCGGCTCCTGGTCGGCGCTGACCGGCACGGCCTACGGCCGGCTGCTGCTGCTGAAGCTGGCGCTGGTCGCCGTCCTGGTCGGGGTGGCGTGGATATCGCGGAGGTGGACGGCCCGACTGGCGGAGACGGCCACGGTCGTGGACGTGGACGGGGACCGGGATCGGGAGACGGCCACGGACGTGGACGGGGACGGGGGTGCGTCGGCGGAGGAGCCGGGGGACGGGGACGGGGACGGGGACGGGGACGGGGGTGCCGGCGAGCCGGTGACCGTGCCCGCCGGCGTACCGCGGGAGCGCGCCGCGCAGCTCGCCCGCCAGCGGGCCGCCCTCGCCACCGCCCGCGCCAGGCGCGCCCGCGACGCCGACCCCGGGCGGGCCGGGCTGCGCCGGTCGGTGCTCGCCGAGGCGGGCGTGGCGGTGGTGCTGCTGGCCGTGACGACCGTGCTGACGACGACCGAACCGGGGCGTACCGAGGAGGAGGCGGGCCGTACGCAGGCATCCGCGGCCCAGGCCGCCGTGCCGGACCGGCCGCTCGACCTGACCATGCCCTTCGACACCGGTGGCGCCGTGAACGGCAAGGGGACGGTGCGGCTCACCCTCGACCCGGGCCGCTCCGGCAGGAACGCGATGCACGTGTTCGTGACCGGGGCGAACGGCAAGCCCATGGACGTGCCCGAGCTGAAGGTGTCCTTCACCCTGGAGTCCCAGCAGATCGGGCCGCTGCCCGTCACACCGGACCGGGTCACGGCCGGACACTGGTCGTCGGCCCGCACGCAGCTCCCGATGCCGGGCGAGTGGACGCTCCAGGTGACCGTCCGGACGTCCGACATCGACCAGACCACCATCGACAAGAACGTGAAGATCGGCTGA
- a CDS encoding bifunctional DNA primase/polymerase produces the protein MREILGRRRRLRFRRKRRPAHLDAALLCATEWRWPVLPGVGLTAAGRPGDRERGCACPDPECVVPGAHPFDPGLLAASTDERMVRWWWTNRPDAPVVLATGGRAPCAVSLPAVAAARALAVLDRTEMRLGPVVATPTRWSLLVAPYTLEQLGELLYVKDWVPSSLRFHGEGGYLVLPPSDTGTGQVRWERAPLAGSAAPWLPDVEAVVDALVEASTSAPDGGSRLRY, from the coding sequence ATGCGCGAGATCCTCGGAAGGCGACGCAGGCTCCGGTTCCGGCGCAAGAGGAGGCCCGCCCACCTGGATGCGGCGCTCCTGTGCGCCACCGAGTGGCGGTGGCCCGTGCTCCCCGGCGTGGGGCTGACGGCGGCCGGCCGCCCCGGCGACCGGGAACGCGGCTGTGCCTGTCCCGACCCCGAGTGCGTCGTACCCGGCGCACACCCCTTCGACCCCGGCCTGCTCGCGGCCTCCACCGACGAACGCATGGTGCGCTGGTGGTGGACCAACCGCCCCGACGCCCCGGTGGTGCTCGCCACCGGAGGCCGCGCGCCGTGCGCGGTGAGCCTGCCCGCCGTCGCCGCGGCCCGGGCCCTGGCGGTGCTGGACCGGACGGAGATGCGGCTCGGCCCGGTGGTGGCGACGCCCACCCGCTGGTCCCTGCTGGTGGCCCCGTACACCCTCGAACAGCTCGGCGAGCTGCTGTACGTCAAGGACTGGGTGCCCAGCTCGCTGCGCTTCCACGGCGAGGGCGGCTACCTGGTGCTGCCGCCGTCGGACACCGGGACGGGACAGGTCCGCTGGGAACGCGCGCCCCTCGCCGGGTCGGCGGCGCCGTGGCTGCCGGACGTGGAGGCGGTCGT